The Candidatus Eisenbacteria bacterium nucleotide sequence CGAGGTCGCCATCCTTGTCGAAGTCGACCCAGCACACCGCGCGTGAGGCTCCGGCGTTCGTCACGTGGGGCCCGGTGGTGATGCGGATGAAGCTCTGGGCATGGCTGGTTGCCGCAAGCGCCAGCAATGCCGCGGAAACCGCGACGGCCGCAGGCAGTACACAGGCGAATCTGAACCGCATCGTCCCTCCGTTCATGGCGCTGATGGCGTCTCCGGTCGGATCCACGACCGAGGACGCTACGGTCGAGTGCCGGGACGAACCATGGCGGAGCGACGAGCCGTGGGCGGGCTGCGACGAGCCGCGCGGAGCGCGCGATGGGCTGCGGGGTGCGGCTAGGACTCGCCGCGCGGCCGGCCCTCGAGCACGCTGAGGAATGCATCGCGGTAGGTGCGGCTCAGCGGAACTTCGACGCCGTCGTTGAGCACCACGGCGCCGTCGCCTCCCGGCTCGCTGCGCACCGTGCGCACGTGATCGATGCGCACGATGTGCGAGCGGTGGACGCGCGCGAATCGCCGCGGATCGAGGTCGAGGCTCAGCGCCTGCATGGTGGCGCGGTGCAGATGCACCTGCCGCCCGATGTGGAGTCGCGCGTAGTCGCCGTCGGCTTCGATTCGTTCGACGGCGTCGATCGCGATCACCTCGGCAGTGCCCGAAGAGCGCACCAGCCAGCGGGTCGGGCGGGCACTCGCGGCGGCGGTCGCCGCGTCGATCAGGGCCTCGCGCGCGCTCCCGCCCGGCTTCATCAGCTCTTCACGTTCGCGCAGCAAGCGCTCGAGCCGATCGGTCAGCTCGCGCGCGGTCGAGCCGAGCTGCACCTCGCGAACCCGCTCCATCACCGCATCCAGCGCCTCCGCGGTGATGGGCTTGAGCACGTATTGGAGCGCGTGCATCTGGAATGCGCGCAGTGCATGTGCGTCGAACGCAGTGACGAACACCACCCACGGCCGTTCCTCGCGCGCGAGCCGTTCGAGCATGCCGAAGCCGTCGAGTCCCGGCATTTCGACGTCGAGGAACGCCACGTCGGGGCGCCGCGTACGGATCAGTTCGATCGCCTCGAGGCCGTCGCCCGCCTCGCCGACCACTTCGAGGTCCGGCTGAGTCGCGAGCAGCGCCCGCAATCCCGATCGGGCAAGCGGCTCATCGTCGATGAGCACCACTCGCAAAGTCACGACGCAGCCTCGCGTGCGGCGACCGGCGCCGATGCGACGCGATACGGGATTCGAACCCGCGTTTCGGTTCCGCCGCTCGGCAGCGCGTTCAGCTCCAGCCGGTGCGCGTCGCCGTACAGCGTGTGGAGACGCGAGCGCGTGTTGGCGAGGCCGATCCCGAGACCGGCGGTGCCGGGCTTCGATTCCGCTCCCGACTCGAGCGCCGTCGCATGGGGAGCGGCCCCGTTCGAATCCGGCTCGTCGCGGACGCGCAGTTCGAGCCACTCCTCGAGTCGATGCGCCTCGATCGCCAGCAGCGCGCGGCCGGGACGTGCGGCCACGCCGTGCTTGAGCGCGTTCTCGACCAGCGGCTGCAAGAGCAGGCGCGGGACCTGAGCCGCGTAGGCGGCCGGCTCGATCTCGATCGAAATCCGCAGCCGCTCGCCGACCCGCGCCGACTCGATCGCCAGGTACTGCTCCAGCCACTCGACCTCGTGGCGTACCGAGATCTCGTGTGCCTGAGGCTGCGCGAGTGTGGCCCGCAGCAGCTCTCCGAGCCGCCCGATCAGGGCCTGCGCGCGGCGCGGATCCTCGGTCACCAGCGACGAGATCGCGTTGAGCGTGTTGAACAGGAAGTGCGGCTGAAGCTGGCGCTCGAGCGCGTCGAGTCGCGCGGTCGAAAGCGCCGCCTCGAGCCGCGTGGCGCGCACCGCCTCGGCGTGGATGCGCTGCTGCAGGCTGGTCGCGTGCTCGATCAGCACCACGATGCCGAACAGCGTGAGCCCGTAGTCGAACGACGCGAGCACCGAGCGCGCGAGCAGCACCCAGGAGAACGGAGTCTGAGGTGACGCGCGGATCGTGTGCACGATCATGTCGAACAGGAAGCGCTGGAGGACCGCGACGCCGATGCCGCACGCCACCAGCATCATGATCCGGCGCGCCACATGCGGCCGCTCGACCCGCAGCCTGCGCGACAACCACAGCACCAGCGGGGTGAAGGCGCCCCACAGCGACACGTACAGCAGATCGACGAGGGTGACTTCGACCGCGCTGAATGGACGCCCGGCCGCGGTTCGCACCGAGTAGGACTGCAGCGTGAAGAACAGCCCGAACGCCGCCCACAAAGCGGCGGCCAGCAGGATCCGGTGGCGACGCGCGGCCGGGCGAGCCTCCGGTACGGGCGGGGTCGCGATCACGGCCGCGTCTTGTTCACTCGAAGATGGCATCGCGTTCACTGTGCGCGAGACAGGATCCGCGCCGCAAGCACTCCGCGCGACCGCTTCGGAGCGCTGTCGCCGCGAGCGTCCATCTCATCGCACGCGAGATGGGCAGAGCCGAGTCCAGACCCATTGGTGCTCGCAGAGCAGCTTCACACCGCGAATGCCTCCGCCTCCCAGGTGAGCCCGAGCTCCGAAGGCGGCGCCATGTACCCGAGCATCGCACTCGCGGCGACCACGCTCGGTGACGCCAGGTAGCCCTCGCCGCCGAGCCCCATGCGGTTCGTCCAGTTGCGATTGAAGCTCGTGATGGCACGCTGACCCTTCGTGAGCGAGTCGGGGCCCTGTCCGAAACACGGCCCGCACCAGCTCTCGCGGATTCCGCCGCCCACCGAACGGAATACTTCGGCGATCGACTCGCCGTCGAGCCGCGCGTCGGGTCGCTCGATCTGCTGCTTCACCCCACCCGAGCCCGGGAAGATCACGAACTCCCTCGCGGCCTTCGTGAGACCACGCGCGCGCGCGGCCTTGAGCACCAGTGCCGCCGACAGCAGGTCGTCGTAGCCGCCGTTGGTGCACGAGCCGATCATCGCCTTGTCGAATGTGATGCGCTCCTTCGCCACTTCCTCGGCCGGGAACGCGTTCCCGGGGCTGAACGGCTTCGCGATCATCGGGCGCACGTCCGAGAGCGTCAGGGTCTCGTCGATCTCCCACGCCACGTCGGCGCCGGGAGCGATGCGCGGGTACGGAAGCGAGCTCATGCCCTTGGCCGCGAACCATGCGTAGGTGATGTCGTCGGGCGCGAAGATGCCGTTGTAGCTCTCGGCCTCCGCCATCATGTTGCTGATGGTGTTGCGGTAGGCGATCGGGAGCTGCCGCTCGGCGTCCACGAACTCGACGCTCATGCCCTGCGACTGCTTCGCCCCCCAGCGGCGCAGCAGTTCGAGCACCAGATCCTTGCCCGTCACCCACGGCTGCAGCCGCCCCTTGAACACCACGCGTCGAGGCCTGGCGACTGTCGTGTAGATGTAGCCGGTGCTC carries:
- a CDS encoding response regulator transcription factor, which translates into the protein MTLRVVLIDDEPLARSGLRALLATQPDLEVVGEAGDGLEAIELIRTRRPDVAFLDVEMPGLDGFGMLERLAREERPWVVFVTAFDAHALRAFQMHALQYVLKPITAEALDAVMERVREVQLGSTARELTDRLERLLREREELMKPGGSAREALIDAATAAASARPTRWLVRSSGTAEVIAIDAVERIEADGDYARLHIGRQVHLHRATMQALSLDLDPRRFARVHRSHIVRIDHVRTVRSEPGGDGAVVLNDGVEVPLSRTYRDAFLSVLEGRPRGES
- a CDS encoding histidine kinase, giving the protein MIATPPVPEARPAARRHRILLAAALWAAFGLFFTLQSYSVRTAAGRPFSAVEVTLVDLLYVSLWGAFTPLVLWLSRRLRVERPHVARRIMMLVACGIGVAVLQRFLFDMIVHTIRASPQTPFSWVLLARSVLASFDYGLTLFGIVVLIEHATSLQQRIHAEAVRATRLEAALSTARLDALERQLQPHFLFNTLNAISSLVTEDPRRAQALIGRLGELLRATLAQPQAHEISVRHEVEWLEQYLAIESARVGERLRISIEIEPAAYAAQVPRLLLQPLVENALKHGVAARPGRALLAIEAHRLEEWLELRVRDEPDSNGAAPHATALESGAESKPGTAGLGIGLANTRSRLHTLYGDAHRLELNALPSGGTETRVRIPYRVASAPVAAREAAS